Genomic window (Pseudomonas hydrolytica):
GGCGCTGGGATGATGACGGCCGGTGTGTTCCGGGTACAGACGGGTCTTGGCCGGCACGATGGCCAGCAGCAGATGCACGTCGTGTTGCTCCAGACGCTGCTGCACGCCGCGGATCAGCGCCAGGTTGTCCTGCATCTGGCGCTGGGCATCGGCCACCGGGGCGAACTCCTCGTCCGAGTACAGCCAGCCGTCCTCGCCGATCACCAGGCCGCTGCGGCCTTCGCCGAACAGCAGATACTCCACGGCGGCCCACAGGTTGATGCCGACCTGCTTGAGCGGGAAGTGCTCGTCGTAATGGCGCTCGACGCTCTTGGCCAGGCCGCCGTCGAGCACGCTGGGATCGCCCGGCATGCGATAGCCGGTCAGGTTGCCCATGGCGAGCAGGCTGACCGGCAACAGCAGCAGGCCGAACAGCACGACGTACAGGGTCTTGATGGGGCGGTTCATCAGCAGCCTCCGCTCAGAACTGGAAGTAGAGGAAGGGGGAGTAGCTCTGCGCCGAGAGCTTGAGCAGCGAGGCGCAGAACAGCAGGAGCAGGGCGCCGCGCAGCGCCACCAGGCGCAGGTCGAAGGCCTGCAGGGCCACCCCGGCACTGGCCAGGGTCAGGCGCGGTTCGTGATCGCGGCTGGCGAGGAACTGGCGCGCACCGCACACCGCGATCACCACCCAGGCCAGGGCCAGGGTGGCCATCTGCAGCCCGGTGATGTGCGCCAGGGTCAGCTCGCTCAGGCGCCAGTCGCCGAAGCTGAACAGGGCGGCGTACATGCGTCCGGCCACCTCCAGGTTCTCGGCGCGGAAGATCACCCAGCCGAGCATCACCAGCAGCAGGGTGAAGGCCCACTTCATCGGGTTGAACAGGGTCGGTGCGGCCTTGACCCCGAGGGCCCGCTCGATGGCCAGCCAGGTACCATGCCAGGCGCCCCAGATCAGGAAGGTCCAGTTGGCGCCGTGCCAGAAGCCGCCCAGCAGCATGGTCAGGAACAGGTTGCGGTAGGTGTTGAAGGTGCCGTGACGGTTGCCGCCCAGCGGCACGTACAGGTAGTCGCGCAGCCAGGTGGACAGGCTGATGTGCCAGCGCCGCCAGAACTCGGTGATCGACTGGCTGATATAGGGCTGGTTGAAGTTCTCCATGAAGCGGAAGCCCATCATCAGGCCCAGGCCGATGGCCATGTCGCTGTAACCGGAGAAGTCGAAGTACAGCTGCGCGGTGTAGGCGATCATGCCCAGCCAGGCGTCGCCGGTGCTGGGGTTTTCCAGGGCGAAGCAGTGGTCCACCAGCGGCGCCAGGCTGTCGGCGATGAACACCTTCTTGACGAAGCCCTGCATGAAGCGCGTGGCGCCCTCGGAGAACTTGTCCAGGCTGTGGCTGCGCTGGGTGAACTGGTCGGCCAGATCCTTGTAGCGCAGCACCGGCCCGGCGATCAGCTGCGGGAACAGGGCGATGAAGGCGGCGAAGTTGATCAGGTTGCGCGTCGGCTCGGTGTCGCGGCGGTACACGTCGATCAGGTAGCTGATCGATTGGAAGATGTAGAAGGAAATGCCGATCGGCAGGATCACCGCCGTGAGCACGAAGGGCTCCATCCCCATGGATTCGAGCACGGCGTTGATATTGGCCACGCCGAAGTTCGCGTACTTGAAGTAGCCCAGGGTGGCCAGGTTGCCGACCACCCCGGTGATCACCCAGCGCTGCGCGATGCGGGTGCCGGCGTTGGCGTGAATGCGCAGGCCGATGCCGTAGTTCCACAGGGTGACCGCGGCGAACAGCAGGAGGAAATCCACCCGCCACCAGGCATAGAAGGCGTAGCTACCGATCAGGATCAGCAGGTTGCGCCCGCGATTCGGGCACAGGTAGTACAGGCCGAGAAAGATCGGCAAAAACAGGAACAAAAAGACGTTGGATGAAAAGACCATCCGTGCTTCTCCGTGAATAGCCGGGGCAGCGCCCCCCTTTCCCCCCGCGAGCGGAGGGTTTGTTTGTGCCCTGCTGACAGGGCGCGGGGAGAGGGTCTTGCCCTCTCCCCAACCCTCTTCCATGAAGGGGAGAGGGTGTTGAACGGTGTGCCGCTTTCTCGCCTGCTTGCGGGAGAGGGGCGGGGCGGGTTAGCCGCCCCCGCCGAAGACCTGGGTCACCTCGCCGCCGAGACGGAAGCTGTTGAACGGCCCCATCTCCTGGTTCAGTTCACGCGTCTGCTCGTTGCACACGTAGAGCGTGCAGTAGGGCGCCAGCCAGGCGTACTTGAACTTCTTGCGCAGCTCTTCCATGTCCTGGCGCGAGCCGGTGCGCTGGGCGAAGGCGCCCGGGTCGCGCGCCCCCTGCAGCACCCGCTCGGCCAGGCGCTGCAGCGCGCCATGGTTCTCGCCACGCAGGTCGACGCCGTTGGCCTGGGCGAAGGCGGCGATCATCGCCAGCGGCGGCAGCGCGTAGTTGTGGTAGGCCAGGGCGCGCTGACGGCGGCGCATCTCGTTGTCGAGAAAGCCTTCGTCGTCCACCTGTCCGGCGGCGATGCGGAACTGGCTGACGGACCAGTCGAACAGGTCGCGGCGATCGCCGATCACCGCCACCGCCATCACCGACCAGGCGGCCCAGTAGCTGTGGTTGTTGATCTTCTTCAGCGGCAGGTCGCTCCACTCGCGCACCGTGTGTTCGGCCAGGCGCACGAACCAGGCTTCGATGCGCTCGCTCTGCTGCGGGTAGTCGGCCAGCGGCTGCGACTCGGAGAACTTCAGGCGCAGCCAGGCGCCGGCCAGGCTGCCGAGGGCCCATTTGCGCATCGACTTGCCGGTGTGGTTGTACTGCTCGGACTCCAGCGCATCGGCACTGGCCCAGTGATCAAGCCACTCGATGGCGCATTCCAGGCGTTCGCGCTGACCGGTGCGCATGTAGCCGGTGATCAGCCGGCCGGCCTCCTTCTCCAGGCGGGTGATGCCTTCGGTCTGCTTGCGGAAGTTCTTCTCCGCGTTGCGGTTGAGCGTGGCGCGCGCGCTGTCGGAGCCGGCGTACTTGCTGGTGAACTGCAGTTCGCCGGTATAGGGCTGCGGCGGCGCCGAACAGGCGGGCGCCTTGCCGTCGCGCTGGCCGACCGGCGCGTGGTAGCCCGCCGGCGGCTGCAGCTCGGCGAAGGCCGGTGCGCTGAGCAGCACGGCCAGGAGCGTCAGGGGTGCGAGTCGTCTGGGCATATATGCCTCCTCAGTTGCCCGCGGTGCGCTGCGCGACCTGCTGGCCGGCATCGTTCGGGCGCTGGCACAGGCTGGCCTGCACTTTCAGGTCGTCGGCACTGTCCTCGGGCTTTTCGATTTCCAGGGCGAAGAAGTTCTGCTCGCCCCAGCCCGGCTCGTCGCGCAGTTCCACGGCGAAGCGGCCGTCGGTGTCGACGGTGTGCGGTTTCTCCAGCTTGAGCTGCTCGCGGCGGCCGTTGAGGTACCAGATGGTGGCGTCCACGCGCTTGACCGACGGATCGCTGAACTGCAGATCCAGCTGGTGGCGATTGCCGGCCAGGGTCAGCAGGTTGTTCTCGCCGTTGACCAGCACCTCGTTGCTGCCCGGGCGCAGACGCGTTTCCTTGCTGAGCACCTGGTTCTGTCCGCTGCAGCCGTTGCTCAGAGACGCCATCAGCTGGCGGTGGATGCGGTCCGAGGCCAGGTCGTAGAGCGGCGAGAATTCCCAGATGAGGATCTGCGGCGGATCGTTCTGGAAGGCATCGCTGGCCAGGTACTCGAGCATCGCGCCCTCCAGACCGCCGCCGGGGAAGGCCGCGTTGAGGATGTCGGTGCCCAGGTACTCTTCGAGGAAACCGCCGAAGTTGTAGTTCTTGCCGCTGTGGCTGGTACCGATCAGGGTGATGCGCGGGCTGCTCTCGTCACCGAACAGGGCATCGCCGTCGCTGGCGTCCTTGGGCTCGGTAACGAACTGATCGACGTACTGCACCGCGTAGCTGGTGCCGCACAGCTGGCTGGCGACGTTCTGCATGGTGCCGGTCTTGCCCATCAGGCCGATGCGCTCGGTGACGAACTCCTTGCGCGGGATATCCTCGAAGCCGGGGATGCGCTTGACCGTCTCGGCCACCAGGCGCGCGGTGCGTTCGGCACCGTAGGGCGTCCAGTGCTGGTCGCGGCGGAAGTAGAACTCCTTGTCGCTGTTCTCGTCGGCCAGCGGCGTCAGGTCCGGCACCCAGATGCCCAACTGCTCGAAGCGCGTCAGCGCCTGGCGATAGTTGCGCAGCGCCTTGTCGTAGTCGAAGCGCTGGTAGTCGGCCGGCGACAGCTTGTTGCGATTGACCAGGCCGCGGGTCGGTTGATAGACCACCACCAGCTCGACGCCGCGTTGCTTGAGACCGTCGCGCAGCTCCTTGAGGCGCTGGTAGCCGATCTCGCTGGTGCCGAACTCGGTGCGCAGGTCTTCCACGCTGCGGAACAGCCAGCCTTCCTCGGCATCGAGCAGGGTGATGAAGTTCTTCATGTAGTTGGTGGTGTACAGGCTGGCGTCGTGGGCGGCCGGGCACAGCGAGCAGCAGTCCTCGACCTGATATTCCGGCGCCTGGCGCTCCTGCGCCTGCAGGGCGGTGCTGGCCAGTGCGCAGGCAATGGCCAGGGAAAGGGATTTGAAGGGCGATGGGATCATCTTTGGCCTCATCAATTGGTCAGTTTCTCGGGCTGGATCGGGTCGATCAGCACGGGCAGGCGCTGGCGCACCATGAGGTCGAGGATCTGCTCCTGCTTGTCGCCGAGAATGCCGGCGAGCTGGATACCGCTGCTCTTGCGCGGGGCGAGCATCTTCACGCGGTACAGCTCGACCGACAGCGGCGAGTCGATGCTGATCGGGCTGGAGCCGTTGCCGGCCAGGGTGCCGCCGACGATGATCATCGACACCTTGGTGTCGAACGGGTCCAGCTTGAGGTCGCGGTCGGTGTCGGAGAG
Coding sequences:
- a CDS encoding mannuronate-specific alginate lyase: MPRRLAPLTLLAVLLSAPAFAELQPPAGYHAPVGQRDGKAPACSAPPQPYTGELQFTSKYAGSDSARATLNRNAEKNFRKQTEGITRLEKEAGRLITGYMRTGQRERLECAIEWLDHWASADALESEQYNHTGKSMRKWALGSLAGAWLRLKFSESQPLADYPQQSERIEAWFVRLAEHTVREWSDLPLKKINNHSYWAAWSVMAVAVIGDRRDLFDWSVSQFRIAAGQVDDEGFLDNEMRRRQRALAYHNYALPPLAMIAAFAQANGVDLRGENHGALQRLAERVLQGARDPGAFAQRTGSRQDMEELRKKFKYAWLAPYCTLYVCNEQTRELNQEMGPFNSFRLGGEVTQVFGGGG
- a CDS encoding alginate O-acetyltransferase AlgX-related protein, producing the protein MIPSPFKSLSLAIACALASTALQAQERQAPEYQVEDCCSLCPAAHDASLYTTNYMKNFITLLDAEEGWLFRSVEDLRTEFGTSEIGYQRLKELRDGLKQRGVELVVVYQPTRGLVNRNKLSPADYQRFDYDKALRNYRQALTRFEQLGIWVPDLTPLADENSDKEFYFRRDQHWTPYGAERTARLVAETVKRIPGFEDIPRKEFVTERIGLMGKTGTMQNVASQLCGTSYAVQYVDQFVTEPKDASDGDALFGDESSPRITLIGTSHSGKNYNFGGFLEEYLGTDILNAAFPGGGLEGAMLEYLASDAFQNDPPQILIWEFSPLYDLASDRIHRQLMASLSNGCSGQNQVLSKETRLRPGSNEVLVNGENNLLTLAGNRHQLDLQFSDPSVKRVDATIWYLNGRREQLKLEKPHTVDTDGRFAVELRDEPGWGEQNFFALEIEKPEDSADDLKVQASLCQRPNDAGQQVAQRTAGN
- a CDS encoding MBOAT family O-acyltransferase; the protein is MVFSSNVFLFLFLPIFLGLYYLCPNRGRNLLILIGSYAFYAWWRVDFLLLFAAVTLWNYGIGLRIHANAGTRIAQRWVITGVVGNLATLGYFKYANFGVANINAVLESMGMEPFVLTAVILPIGISFYIFQSISYLIDVYRRDTEPTRNLINFAAFIALFPQLIAGPVLRYKDLADQFTQRSHSLDKFSEGATRFMQGFVKKVFIADSLAPLVDHCFALENPSTGDAWLGMIAYTAQLYFDFSGYSDMAIGLGLMMGFRFMENFNQPYISQSITEFWRRWHISLSTWLRDYLYVPLGGNRHGTFNTYRNLFLTMLLGGFWHGANWTFLIWGAWHGTWLAIERALGVKAAPTLFNPMKWAFTLLLVMLGWVIFRAENLEVAGRMYAALFSFGDWRLSELTLAHITGLQMATLALAWVVIAVCGARQFLASRDHEPRLTLASAGVALQAFDLRLVALRGALLLLFCASLLKLSAQSYSPFLYFQF